One Gadus morhua chromosome 23, gadMor3.0, whole genome shotgun sequence DNA segment encodes these proteins:
- the prmt6 gene encoding protein arginine N-methyltransferase 6 has translation MSHLLKKRKLDKNVQENLYFDSYSDVTIHEEMIADHVRTNTYRTAILRSSDSIRGRVVLDVGAGTGVLSMFCVQAGAKKVYAVEACSIAEQAVKIVKQNQMDDRIEVIRGTVETIDLPVEGVDVIVSEWMGYALLHESMLNSVLYARDKWLKPGGLMLPSKAELYISPINDLVVEDRLNFWCTVKDQYGIDMSPMSEFAKKCIMNNDIAINLVTVEDVLSHPSRLAELDLHTVTPEQVASVRGTFSCECFGSAAVNALCVWFTVSFPGDDKPLVLSTSPFKPETHWKQAVLYLDSPRDVMQDTKVVGEIHMYPSEESARHICIHVECAIGEHKKQSKTFSIPDGYSEAQQ, from the coding sequence ATGTCTCATCTCCTCAAGAAGAGGAAACTGGATAAAAATGTTCAGGAGAACCTGTACTTCGACAGCTACTCTGACGTGACCATCCATGAGGAGATGATCGCGGACCATGTGCGGACCAACACGTACCGGACGGCCATCCTGCGGAGCAGCGACTCGATCCGGGGCCGGGTGGTGCTGGACGTGGGCGCGGGCACCGGTGTGCTGAGCATGTTCTGTGTGCAGGCCGGGGCCAAGAAAGTATACGCCGTGGAGGCATGTTCAATCGCTGAGCAGGCGGTGAAAATCGTCAAACAGAATCAGATGGATGACAGGATCGAGGTGATCAGAGGCACCGTGGAGACCATCGATCTACCCGTGGAAGGCGTGGACGTGATCGTGAGCGAGTGGATGGGATACGCGCTCCTGCACGAATCCATGCTTAACTCGGTGCTTTACGCGCGGGACAAATGGCTCAAACCGGGAGGCCTCATGCTGCCATCCAAAGCTGAGCTGTACATCTCCCCGATCAATGATCTAGTGGTGGAGGACCGGTTGAACTTCTGGTGCACCGTGAAGGACCAGTACGGCATCGACATGTCTCCGATGTCCGAGTTCGCCAAGAAATGCATCATGAACAATGACATCGCCATCAACCTGGTGACGGTGGAGGACGTGCTGTCTCACCCTTCCAGACTGGCCGAGCTGGACCTGCACACCGTGACCCCGGAACAggtggcctcggtccgggggaCGTTCTCCTGCGAGTGTTTCGGCTCCGCGGCGGTCAACGCGCTGTGCGTCTGGTTCACGGTCAGCTTCCCCGGTGACGACAAGCCGCTGGTACTCTCCACGTCCCCATTCAAACCCGAGACGCACTGGAAACAGGCCGTGCTGTACCTGGACTCGCCCAGGGACGTGATGCAGGACACGAAGgttgtgggggagatccacatgTACCCCTCTGAGGAGAGTGCTCGCCATATATGCATCCATGTGGAGTGTGCAATCGGAGAGCATAAAAAGCAGTCCAAAACATTCTCCATCCCCGACGGCTACTCAGAGGCCCAGCAGTAG